A section of the Spirosoma pollinicola genome encodes:
- a CDS encoding AI-2E family transporter produces the protein MKQPTENNSSAFDHNLLVRQVSIILGLTLTALLLLGLLGAIIDILMLVLAAVLIALPLRAGARWLSQKTSWKEGICLAVVAILTLGLLTALVWTLSSSIGGQMNGLAGQLSSAIKQARDSLTGSEWGQRLVDAVPSMDKLFEGRSRSLSKVFGAVSSTIGLLADVYVIIFLAAFLAAQPSLYQEGLLLLVPKPGRKRGAEVLDKLGKTLLNWLIGKLFSMVVVGVLSFLGLWLLGVKMAAILSLFAGLITFIPNFGPILALVPAVLFAFSDGPQQALYVVLLYTGIQLIESNLLTPLVQNKMISMPPALVLISQLVMGVFVGGIGLILATPVMAIILVLVKMLYIQDVLEDESIQV, from the coding sequence ATGAAGCAACCAACCGAAAATAATTCATCAGCCTTTGATCATAACCTGCTTGTCCGACAAGTCAGCATTATTCTGGGACTTACCCTGACGGCTCTATTATTACTGGGCCTTCTGGGCGCAATCATTGATATACTTATGCTCGTTCTGGCCGCCGTCCTGATTGCGCTGCCGCTGCGGGCGGGTGCACGATGGTTAAGTCAGAAGACCAGTTGGAAAGAAGGCATTTGTCTGGCGGTGGTGGCTATCTTAACGTTAGGTCTGTTGACAGCACTAGTCTGGACGTTGTCGTCGTCCATTGGTGGGCAGATGAACGGGCTGGCCGGGCAGCTATCTAGCGCCATTAAACAAGCTCGGGACAGCCTCACCGGTTCGGAATGGGGTCAGCGGCTTGTTGATGCTGTACCTTCTATGGACAAACTGTTTGAGGGCCGGAGCCGGTCCCTGAGCAAGGTATTTGGCGCCGTAAGCTCCACGATTGGCCTATTGGCCGATGTATACGTCATCATTTTTCTGGCCGCTTTTTTGGCCGCACAGCCCAGCCTGTATCAGGAAGGGTTACTCCTACTCGTACCCAAGCCGGGACGGAAGCGGGGGGCGGAGGTGCTGGACAAACTTGGCAAGACCCTGCTAAACTGGCTGATCGGCAAACTCTTTTCGATGGTAGTTGTTGGGGTATTGAGCTTTTTGGGCCTGTGGTTACTGGGCGTGAAAATGGCCGCTATATTGTCCCTCTTTGCGGGGTTAATTACGTTTATTCCCAATTTTGGTCCCATCCTAGCGTTGGTTCCGGCGGTTTTGTTTGCCTTTTCCGATGGGCCGCAGCAGGCTCTCTATGTTGTGCTGCTCTACACGGGCATTCAGTTAATCGAGAGCAATCTGTTAACGCCACTGGTACAGAATAAAATGATTTCTATGCCCCCCGCGCTGGTGCTGATCTCTCAGTTGGTTATGGGTGTTTTTGTCGGTGGTATAGGCTTGATTCTGGCGACACCTGTTATGGCAATTATACTCGTGTTGGTGAAGATGCTCTATATACAGGACGTGTTAGAGGATGAGTCAATACAAGTTTAA
- a CDS encoding PepSY-like domain-containing protein, whose translation MKRQLFTSLVGMLTLATVSFAQTGSVPAAAKSTFAKLYPSATGPKWDGEDGGYEASFKDKGKTMSLLFDAKGQLKETETDIAVLELPAAVRDYVAKQMPGKKIKEAAIIVDAAGVKKYEAEVGGKDLMFSVDGKLIK comes from the coding sequence ATGAAACGTCAACTGTTCACAAGTTTAGTGGGAATGCTTACCCTGGCAACGGTTTCTTTCGCGCAGACGGGGTCGGTTCCCGCCGCCGCTAAATCGACATTTGCTAAACTCTATCCCAGCGCCACAGGGCCCAAATGGGATGGGGAAGACGGTGGTTACGAAGCCAGTTTCAAGGACAAAGGGAAAACGATGTCTTTACTCTTTGATGCCAAGGGCCAATTGAAAGAGACAGAAACCGACATTGCGGTTCTGGAACTACCGGCTGCTGTCCGGGATTACGTAGCCAAACAAATGCCGGGAAAGAAAATTAAGGAGGCCGCTATCATTGTGGATGCCGCCGGGGTTAAAAAGTACGAAGCTGAAGTGGGTGGCAAAGACCTGATGTTCAGCGTCGATGGGAAGCTAATCAAATAA
- a CDS encoding response regulator transcription factor: protein MKLLLVEDEPDLSGDIQAYLGQEGYSCELASTFNTAAEKIVLYEYDCVIVDITLPGGNGLDLVRTLKKFNNPTGIVIISAKDALSDKVTGLQLGADDYLTKPFHLAELSARLQSVLRRRHFNGQKEIVVRGITIRPDENLVLIGSQPLELTRKEYDLWLFFIANPGRVLTKEAIAEHLWGDNMDQADSLDIIYTHIKNLRRKINERGEADGIKTIYGLGYKFEV from the coding sequence ATGAAACTACTGTTGGTTGAGGATGAGCCTGACTTATCGGGGGATATACAGGCCTATCTGGGGCAGGAAGGGTACAGTTGCGAGCTGGCTTCTACCTTCAATACAGCGGCTGAAAAAATCGTCCTGTATGAGTACGACTGCGTTATCGTGGACATCACGCTACCTGGTGGTAACGGTCTGGATCTAGTTCGTACCTTAAAGAAGTTCAATAACCCTACAGGTATCGTTATCATTTCGGCCAAAGACGCCTTGTCCGATAAGGTGACCGGCCTGCAGCTCGGCGCCGACGATTACCTGACAAAGCCCTTTCACCTGGCCGAACTCAGTGCCCGGCTCCAATCGGTGCTCCGTCGTCGGCACTTCAACGGGCAAAAAGAAATTGTGGTACGGGGTATTACGATCCGGCCTGATGAGAATCTGGTGCTCATTGGCAGTCAACCGCTCGAACTAACCCGGAAGGAATATGATTTATGGCTGTTTTTTATAGCCAACCCAGGGCGGGTGCTGACCAAAGAAGCCATTGCTGAACATCTTTGGGGCGATAACATGGATCAGGCTGATTCACTGGATATCATTTACACCCATATCAAAAACCTCCGGCGTAAGATTAACGAGCGGGGCGAAGCGGATGGCATCAAAACCATCTATGGACTAGGCTATAAATTTGAGGTCTAG
- a CDS encoding sensor histidine kinase, giving the protein MKLLDRTLRTYLVYSGVVILISTPVFYGVIDKLFIDDVDEALLLRKQTIQQQLGRFTNEQVMFNWRDLEGNTLLRPVVARTPIRDSIYDAVYTEQVEPGISEPEPFRELSARLIYRSHPVHLITRISLVEREDLLQAVVLTQAGLLTLLLVGFLLLNRRIARRLWQPFYVTLEKLRQFEVDGNEPLHLSSSDIVEFDELNQTLRGLTSRSHQTYLGQKEFTEHAAHEMQTPLAIFQAKLERLSQTQPLTDEQADLLGSLNGVTVRLSRLNKSLLLLARIENHLYGQTESVNASLLVDYLLNQATESMQAKGVRLVRTGLKEGPILQTNRSLLESLQANLLSNAIRYTPPGGQITVDLQPQAFSIANTGEPLSIPPDKLFARFQKGEAQTGGVGLGLAIAKKVADVNGYTLTYRYQANQHLFLLTMG; this is encoded by the coding sequence ATGAAACTCCTGGACCGTACTCTGCGCACCTATTTAGTTTATTCCGGTGTGGTCATCCTGATCAGCACACCGGTTTTTTACGGCGTAATTGACAAGCTCTTCATTGATGATGTCGATGAAGCCCTGCTACTGCGCAAGCAAACTATTCAACAACAACTGGGACGGTTTACCAATGAGCAGGTAATGTTCAACTGGCGCGACCTGGAAGGTAACACGTTGCTTCGCCCGGTTGTTGCCCGAACGCCCATTCGCGATTCGATCTATGATGCCGTATATACCGAACAGGTAGAACCCGGCATCTCGGAGCCTGAACCCTTTCGGGAATTATCAGCCCGGCTGATTTACCGGTCTCATCCGGTGCACCTGATCACCCGAATTTCTCTAGTAGAACGGGAAGATCTATTACAGGCGGTTGTCCTGACCCAGGCAGGCCTATTGACCCTGCTGCTGGTCGGATTTCTGCTGCTTAATCGACGTATCGCCCGCAGACTTTGGCAACCTTTTTACGTAACCCTGGAAAAACTACGGCAATTTGAAGTGGATGGAAATGAACCCCTCCACCTGTCCTCATCCGACATTGTTGAGTTCGATGAACTGAATCAGACCCTTAGGGGGCTTACCTCGCGCAGTCACCAGACGTATCTGGGACAGAAAGAATTTACTGAACATGCAGCGCATGAGATGCAAACCCCCCTGGCCATTTTTCAGGCAAAACTCGAACGACTTTCCCAGACTCAGCCCCTGACCGACGAACAGGCCGACTTACTTGGGTCGCTCAATGGGGTCACCGTTCGCTTGTCCCGGCTGAATAAAAGCCTGTTGCTGCTGGCCCGGATCGAAAATCATCTGTACGGACAGACCGAATCGGTGAACGCATCGCTTCTGGTGGATTACCTGCTGAATCAAGCCACCGAATCGATGCAGGCTAAAGGAGTAAGGCTGGTGCGAACGGGCCTCAAGGAGGGGCCGATCCTGCAAACAAACCGGTCTTTACTGGAGAGTTTGCAGGCCAATCTGCTCAGTAATGCCATTCGGTATACGCCACCCGGCGGCCAGATTACGGTCGATTTACAACCGCAGGCTTTCTCAATCGCGAATACGGGTGAACCGCTGTCCATCCCCCCCGACAAGTTATTTGCCCGCTTTCAGAAAGGGGAGGCTCAAACCGGAGGGGTAGGGTTAGGACTAGCTATCGCCAAGAAAGTTGCCGATGTCAATGGCTATACACTGACTTACCGCTACCAAGCCAATCAACACCTGTTCCTGCTGACCATGGGCTGA
- a CDS encoding TolC family protein, whose protein sequence is MRFVTARMSLWSGLVGLMMHVSGLAQPPVSDSPRPAQKGLSFYLENARQTSPLIRDNQNQLLSNALEAQRLQALYTKPLVQVTGAVQFAPIFSTDNGGIRPELNSNGASRYYGYDLAVSNGGLYQGLVNVTQPISNLFRAKAFAEPFVVASQIGQTVIGLGQHDVERIVTDQYILCLQDRLQVQYTDSLLRLLNEQRGIVQKFVESSLLKQSDLTLVDIETQTQHNLRVGYQTAYRRDILELNALSGLADTTLVDLAPLQLSLAADIGPLESGFTRRYALDSLALLAQQTIFELRYKPQWNFIANGGLNTSYLPDLPRRLGFSTGVSLVWTLYDGHQKRLNSQRTAIQQQSLGNYRQFINTQNRVRRERLLGELSGLAERLTVFRQQLTGYESVLSSYRRELLQGQLSIINYITVLKNMVAVRRDMLLLQSNRQLLINAYNYYNW, encoded by the coding sequence ATGAGATTCGTAACGGCCAGGATGAGTTTATGGAGTGGGTTGGTAGGGCTGATGATGCACGTGTCTGGATTAGCCCAACCGCCTGTTTCCGACTCACCCCGGCCAGCCCAAAAGGGTCTGTCTTTCTACCTCGAAAACGCCCGCCAGACCAGCCCGCTTATTCGCGATAACCAGAATCAGCTGCTGAGCAACGCCCTCGAAGCACAGCGGCTGCAAGCCCTTTACACCAAACCACTGGTGCAGGTAACCGGGGCGGTGCAGTTTGCGCCTATTTTCTCCACGGATAATGGGGGCATACGGCCCGAGCTTAACTCGAACGGGGCCAGCCGCTATTATGGGTATGACTTGGCCGTTTCCAACGGGGGGCTTTATCAGGGACTGGTCAATGTTACCCAGCCCATTTCCAATCTATTTCGAGCGAAAGCCTTCGCCGAACCCTTTGTGGTAGCCTCGCAGATTGGACAGACCGTCATTGGTCTGGGGCAGCACGATGTGGAGCGTATCGTGACCGACCAGTATATCCTGTGTTTACAGGATCGTTTACAGGTGCAATACACCGATAGTTTACTCCGGTTGTTAAACGAACAACGGGGCATTGTGCAAAAATTTGTCGAATCGAGTTTGTTAAAACAATCGGATTTGACGCTGGTGGATATCGAAACCCAGACCCAGCACAACCTGCGAGTGGGTTACCAGACAGCCTACCGACGGGATATTCTTGAGCTGAATGCACTGAGTGGCTTGGCCGATACGACCCTGGTCGATCTGGCTCCATTGCAGTTATCCCTAGCGGCTGATATTGGCCCACTGGAATCAGGATTCACCCGGCGGTATGCCCTGGATAGTTTAGCCCTGCTGGCTCAGCAAACAATATTCGAACTCCGGTATAAGCCCCAGTGGAATTTTATTGCCAATGGCGGGCTCAATACCTCGTACTTACCCGATTTACCCCGCCGACTGGGGTTCAGCACGGGGGTGTCGCTGGTCTGGACATTGTACGATGGTCACCAGAAACGGTTGAACAGTCAGCGGACGGCTATCCAGCAGCAGAGTTTGGGCAACTACCGCCAGTTCATTAACACGCAAAACCGGGTACGCCGGGAGCGGCTGCTTGGCGAACTGAGCGGGTTGGCCGAACGGTTAACGGTCTTCCGGCAGCAACTGACAGGATACGAAAGCGTTTTATCGTCCTATCGCCGTGAATTACTACAGGGGCAACTCTCCATCATCAACTACATTACGGTGCTTAAAAATATGGTGGCTGTCCGGCGGGACATGCTGCTGCTGCAATCCAACCGTCAACTACTCATCAATGCGTACAACTATTATAACTGGTAG
- a CDS encoding efflux RND transporter periplasmic adaptor subunit, producing MRTTIITGSGWIILVLGLSACGSSEKTDSAPVQIIARTPVMVQTVGRGGISNSLTLFGSTLYLRRNAVTAPVAAFITKVYVSLGARVKTGQPLYELETKERRALGTLTIAGDSAIIGRVTVRASSGGLITTFDKQQTGDYVLEGTQLCTIAEDNALAVQVNVPYEYQALARPGRSCRVRLPDGRTLTAMFTTPLTTVNALAQTQSVLARITQPVPLPENLTVQVDVTSQANAHAQLLPKTAILTDEMLREFWVMRLVNDSTAVKVPVQLGERTPSTVEVRSPIFGTGDRIIIEGNYGLPDTARVQVNPRKP from the coding sequence ATGCGTACAACTATTATAACTGGTAGCGGGTGGATTATTCTAGTATTGGGGCTGTCGGCCTGCGGCTCTTCGGAGAAAACCGATTCAGCCCCCGTGCAGATCATTGCCCGCACGCCCGTAATGGTGCAAACCGTGGGACGCGGGGGTATTAGCAACAGCCTGACCCTGTTTGGTAGCACGCTGTACCTCCGCCGAAACGCGGTTACGGCACCGGTTGCGGCCTTTATTACGAAGGTCTACGTAAGTTTGGGGGCACGGGTGAAGACTGGGCAACCGCTCTATGAACTCGAAACCAAAGAACGCCGGGCCTTAGGTACCTTAACCATTGCGGGCGATTCTGCTATTATTGGCCGGGTAACAGTACGAGCTTCGTCGGGTGGATTGATCACCACGTTTGATAAACAGCAAACCGGCGACTACGTGCTGGAAGGTACCCAACTGTGCACCATCGCGGAAGACAATGCGCTGGCCGTTCAGGTCAACGTTCCGTATGAATATCAGGCACTGGCCCGACCCGGTCGAAGCTGCCGGGTCCGGTTGCCCGATGGGCGAACGCTCACGGCCATGTTCACTACGCCCCTGACAACGGTTAACGCACTGGCCCAGACTCAGAGCGTACTGGCCCGGATAACCCAGCCCGTGCCCTTACCCGAAAACCTAACTGTTCAGGTCGATGTGACCAGCCAGGCCAATGCCCATGCGCAACTGTTGCCTAAAACGGCCATTCTGACCGATGAAATGCTGCGGGAGTTCTGGGTGATGCGTTTAGTCAATGATAGCACCGCGGTGAAAGTACCCGTGCAACTCGGTGAGCGAACCCCCTCGACGGTCGAGGTTCGCTCGCCCATCTTCGGCACTGGCGACCGCATTATTATTGAGGGCAATTACGGCCTGCCCGACACGGCCCGGGTGCAGGTAAATCCTAGGAAACCATGA
- a CDS encoding efflux RND transporter permease subunit, with translation MIDQPPHPVSAPASRPEEPNPVRRSYFEIFSRPILFTGVLLLLAGVFAYTRMQTNLFPEVLFPRVSIIADNGQQPSDRMMITVTKPLESAVKKVNGVTVVKSSTSRGNCTIDVFFEWGQNIYTQKTQVESRINEIRNFLPPGVNLSIEAMNQSLFPVYGYTLENDRAAGGRHGLVALRDRANLLVRPIFSQVAGISNVVVRGGKAKEIVVLPDAVKLASVNLSISALMTAINASNNVLSNGYVADYRRLYLTLTDTRVLDVDALRALIVKNDGIRVVRLGEIARIEVQEQQQEFLVINANGQDAVQIDLVKQPGVNLIDFAKNAEAKAVEINRVLPKGMRLKPYYNQSAFVGDSIHSVEKTIYEGLLLAILVMIVFLRSWRASTVVLLTIPVTLAFTILVLYVVGITINIMSLGAIAASIGLIIDDAIVIIEQIYRVHEEEPEKNRFAVVQEAIHNLFPAMVGSSLSTIVIHFPFRLMSGLAGSFFRELSDTMQITMICSFLVTWLLLPVLHLMIGFKPAKNAQAVDEAANVRKLRWLTNQFRRPLVSLVFVALLGLGAWFSYGRLETGFLPDLDEGTIVLDYFTPPGTAIAETDRILREAEKIIVAHPDVATYSRRTGIRMAFRGVPANFGDYSIQLKANRTKSTVEVIDELRTRISASQPVLDISFGQRIADLLGDLMSTPQPIEIKLFGDNYVLLQNLSRQAAGILETVPGVVDVNDGLIEAGPSLVFEPDQAKLSQYKIGLTDFQLQLTAYTGGVALGPNAAQPVPSPAQAALTAGIQVGSYQDGEQMRRMVLRFADFDQNDLDQLRNVLIFLPDGTTRPLSFFCRVSVIGGELEQRREDLKSTVVLTARLDGRDLGSAIAEIQTKLAQKLPLPQGYTIGYGGAYAEQQQSFSELLLILTLASLLVLAVLMFLFKDWWLSVLVLVLSLMGITGCITALYLTGIALNVSSYTGIIMIVGIIAENAIFTVNQFEHTLARTGDVDASVNYAIALRLRPKLMTAIGAILALMPLALGFGLGAQMQQPLAVAVIGGFVAGLPLLLLVFPTALRALFHNRLKKSI, from the coding sequence ATGATCGACCAGCCGCCCCACCCCGTATCGGCTCCGGCCAGTCGGCCCGAAGAGCCAAATCCGGTCCGCCGGTCCTATTTCGAGATTTTTAGCCGCCCGATACTGTTTACGGGGGTATTGCTGCTCCTGGCGGGTGTCTTTGCCTACACCCGGATGCAGACCAATCTGTTTCCCGAAGTGCTGTTCCCACGCGTCTCCATTATCGCCGATAATGGCCAGCAGCCCAGCGACCGGATGATGATTACTGTCACTAAGCCGCTCGAAAGCGCCGTTAAGAAAGTTAACGGGGTAACGGTGGTGAAGAGCAGTACCAGCCGGGGCAACTGCACCATTGATGTGTTTTTTGAGTGGGGTCAAAACATCTACACCCAGAAAACCCAGGTCGAAAGCCGCATCAACGAGATTCGCAACTTCCTGCCGCCGGGCGTGAATCTATCCATCGAGGCCATGAACCAGTCGCTGTTTCCGGTCTACGGATACACGCTAGAAAATGACCGGGCTGCGGGGGGGCGCCACGGTCTGGTGGCGCTACGCGACCGGGCGAATCTGCTGGTCAGACCCATTTTTTCGCAAGTAGCAGGTATTTCCAACGTAGTCGTGCGAGGGGGAAAGGCCAAAGAAATTGTGGTGCTGCCGGATGCAGTCAAACTGGCCTCGGTTAATTTGTCCATTTCGGCGCTGATGACGGCCATTAACGCCAGTAACAACGTACTCTCTAACGGCTACGTGGCCGATTACCGGCGGCTCTACCTAACCCTGACCGATACACGGGTACTGGATGTCGATGCCCTGCGTGCCTTGATCGTCAAAAACGATGGCATACGGGTGGTACGCCTGGGAGAGATTGCCCGAATCGAGGTGCAGGAACAGCAGCAGGAGTTTTTAGTCATCAATGCCAACGGCCAGGATGCTGTACAGATCGATTTGGTGAAACAGCCGGGCGTAAACCTGATTGATTTCGCCAAAAACGCCGAAGCGAAAGCCGTCGAAATCAACCGGGTGCTGCCCAAAGGGATGCGGCTCAAACCCTACTACAACCAGTCTGCTTTCGTAGGCGATAGTATCCACAGCGTGGAAAAAACCATTTATGAAGGGCTGTTGCTGGCCATTCTGGTGATGATCGTATTTTTGCGCTCCTGGCGGGCCAGTACGGTTGTCCTGCTGACAATCCCTGTTACCCTGGCGTTTACGATTTTAGTGCTCTATGTAGTAGGCATTACCATCAACATCATGTCGCTGGGGGCCATTGCTGCATCCATCGGGTTAATTATCGACGACGCCATTGTCATTATCGAGCAAATTTACCGCGTTCACGAGGAGGAACCGGAAAAGAACCGGTTTGCCGTGGTACAAGAAGCGATTCATAACCTGTTTCCGGCCATGGTCGGCTCGTCGCTGAGCACGATTGTGATCCACTTTCCCTTCCGGCTGATGAGTGGGTTGGCGGGTAGTTTCTTTCGGGAGCTCTCCGATACGATGCAGATTACAATGATCTGCTCCTTTCTGGTCACCTGGTTGCTGCTGCCCGTATTGCACCTGATGATTGGGTTTAAACCGGCTAAAAATGCGCAGGCCGTCGATGAAGCGGCCAATGTCCGCAAACTGCGCTGGCTAACCAATCAGTTCCGCCGGCCGTTGGTGTCGCTGGTGTTTGTCGCTTTACTGGGGCTGGGTGCGTGGTTTTCCTACGGTCGCCTGGAAACGGGTTTCTTACCCGATCTGGACGAGGGGACAATCGTACTCGACTACTTCACACCCCCCGGCACGGCCATTGCCGAAACAGACCGCATTTTGCGTGAAGCCGAAAAAATTATCGTCGCGCATCCCGATGTAGCGACCTACTCCCGGCGGACAGGTATCCGCATGGCCTTTCGGGGCGTACCCGCCAACTTTGGTGACTACTCGATTCAACTGAAAGCCAACCGTACCAAATCGACCGTTGAGGTGATTGACGAGTTGCGAACCCGCATCAGTGCCTCGCAACCCGTGCTGGATATTTCCTTTGGGCAACGTATCGCCGATTTACTGGGCGATCTGATGAGTACCCCCCAGCCGATTGAAATCAAGCTGTTCGGGGACAATTACGTCTTGTTACAGAATTTATCGCGACAGGCGGCCGGGATTCTGGAAACCGTACCGGGCGTAGTCGATGTAAATGACGGCCTGATTGAAGCCGGGCCTTCCCTGGTTTTTGAGCCGGACCAGGCCAAACTGAGTCAATATAAAATTGGGTTGACCGATTTTCAGTTGCAGTTAACCGCTTACACAGGGGGCGTTGCACTGGGTCCGAACGCGGCCCAGCCTGTGCCCTCGCCGGCCCAGGCGGCTCTGACGGCTGGCATTCAGGTGGGTTCGTACCAAGACGGCGAACAGATGCGCCGGATGGTGCTTCGGTTTGCCGATTTCGATCAGAATGACCTGGATCAGCTGCGCAACGTACTGATTTTTCTGCCGGATGGTACCACGCGGCCCTTGTCGTTTTTCTGCCGGGTGAGTGTAATCGGTGGGGAACTGGAACAGCGTCGGGAAGACCTTAAGTCCACGGTAGTCCTGACGGCTCGCCTGGACGGGCGTGATTTGGGCAGTGCCATTGCCGAAATACAAACCAAACTGGCTCAGAAATTGCCCCTGCCCCAAGGATACACCATTGGGTATGGCGGGGCCTATGCTGAGCAGCAGCAATCGTTTAGCGAACTGCTACTGATTCTGACGCTGGCCTCCCTGCTGGTATTGGCCGTACTAATGTTTCTTTTCAAAGACTGGTGGCTCTCAGTGCTGGTGCTTGTTTTGTCACTTATGGGTATCACGGGCTGTATAACGGCACTTTACCTGACGGGTATTGCCTTGAACGTAAGCAGCTACACGGGCATCATCATGATCGTGGGCATCATTGCCGAGAATGCCATTTTCACCGTCAATCAGTTTGAGCACACGCTGGCCCGCACTGGTGACGTGGACGCATCGGTCAATTATGCGATTGCGCTGCGGCTGCGCCCCAAGCTAATGACGGCCATCGGCGCCATACTGGCCCTGATGCCACTGGCATTGGGTTTCGGGCTGGGCGCCCAAATGCAGCAACCGCTGGCCGTGGCGGTTATCGGCGGGTTTGTGGCAGGGTTACCGCTTCTGCTGCTCGTGTTTCCAACGGCCTTGCGGGCCTTATTTCACAATCGTCTAAAAAAATCAATATGA
- a CDS encoding COG4705 family protein — MKKVPEITLLFWVMKICATTLGETAGDLLAQTLNVGYAVSSLLLIGIFGITLIAQLKAKKYIPVLYWSVILATSTAGTTMSDYMDRTLGLGYATGSSILVTILVIILAVWYRREGTLSVTDIKTTRPELFYWTAILFSNTLGTALGDFLADDSGLGFGGGALLIGSLIGRVILCHYFTEISSVILFWIAFVLTRPFGATFGDLLTKSTEKGGLGFGTQGSSLILFGILVGLILYTSSQKKKQYMA; from the coding sequence ATGAAAAAAGTACCCGAGATTACCCTGTTGTTCTGGGTGATGAAAATCTGTGCCACCACCCTGGGCGAGACGGCGGGTGATTTGTTAGCCCAAACGCTGAATGTGGGCTATGCGGTTAGTTCGCTGCTTTTAATCGGCATTTTCGGGATAACCCTGATAGCCCAGTTAAAGGCCAAGAAATATATTCCGGTGTTGTACTGGTCGGTTATTCTGGCCACCAGTACGGCCGGGACAACGATGTCAGACTACATGGATCGGACGCTTGGGTTAGGCTATGCCACCGGCTCGTCCATTCTGGTCACGATTCTGGTGATTATTCTGGCGGTCTGGTATCGAAGGGAGGGAACCCTGTCGGTCACCGATATCAAAACTACCCGGCCCGAACTATTTTACTGGACGGCTATTCTGTTCTCAAACACGCTGGGTACGGCCCTGGGCGATTTCTTGGCCGATGATTCGGGACTTGGTTTTGGCGGGGGTGCCCTGCTGATCGGCAGCCTGATTGGCAGGGTGATTCTGTGCCACTATTTCACGGAAATCTCGTCGGTAATCTTGTTCTGGATTGCCTTTGTGCTGACCCGTCCGTTTGGGGCAACCTTTGGCGATTTACTGACGAAATCAACCGAAAAAGGTGGTTTGGGCTTTGGTACACAAGGCTCTTCGCTCATCTTGTTTGGCATCCTGGTGGGACTGATTCTGTACACATCCAGTCAAAAGAAAAAGCAGTACATGGCCTGA
- a CDS encoding phosphatase PAP2 family protein translates to MSARQMTTNQLQYHIHHRFGRLATRYPGLVHWLADRLSTEHFRGLPLTVLSVLLIINVMVLSEIAENLVNAEPMVQIDQGFTHWLFQERSKSISQLLYALTWLGSAYVTIGLTLLGSLVLYRQKKGRNMLILWILMAGVGLFIQVGKRTFIRKRPAQVAYYAETGYSFPSGHSATAMTLYGLLGYWLVRGRRRLRNRWLVGCCTVGLILVVGFSRIYLGVHFLSDVLGGYLLGTCWLIVGIVLTEWQRTIHAPNVA, encoded by the coding sequence GTGAGCGCTCGCCAAATGACGACAAACCAACTACAATATCATATTCACCATCGCTTTGGCCGATTAGCGACCCGCTACCCAGGGCTAGTTCACTGGCTGGCCGATCGGTTGTCGACCGAACATTTTCGAGGTTTACCCCTGACGGTACTTTCCGTATTGCTGATCATCAACGTGATGGTACTCTCCGAAATAGCCGAAAATCTGGTTAATGCCGAGCCGATGGTCCAGATAGATCAGGGGTTTACGCACTGGCTTTTTCAGGAGCGGAGCAAATCGATCAGCCAACTACTCTATGCCCTTACCTGGCTGGGATCAGCTTACGTCACCATAGGCCTGACACTACTTGGATCACTGGTATTGTACCGTCAAAAAAAAGGACGCAACATGCTAATCTTATGGATTTTAATGGCAGGTGTCGGGCTGTTTATTCAGGTTGGTAAACGTACATTCATTCGGAAGCGTCCTGCTCAGGTTGCTTATTATGCAGAAACGGGCTATTCCTTTCCCAGTGGTCATTCGGCTACGGCCATGACACTTTATGGATTGCTGGGTTACTGGCTGGTTCGGGGACGTCGCCGTCTTCGGAACCGGTGGCTGGTAGGCTGTTGTACAGTTGGGTTAATTTTGGTGGTTGGGTTTAGCCGAATTTATTTAGGCGTTCATTTTTTGAGTGATGTGCTGGGCGGCTATCTACTAGGTACTTGCTGGCTAATTGTGGGAATTGTGCTTACCGAATGGCAGCGAACAATTCACGCACCAAACGTTGCCTAG